The Medicago truncatula cultivar Jemalong A17 chromosome 4, MtrunA17r5.0-ANR, whole genome shotgun sequence genome includes a region encoding these proteins:
- the LOC120580107 gene encoding mavicyanin codes for MSELKNISILFIVVFAASMLRSTEAIDHIVGSRNGWIIPVDGHSFYSDWASNITFKENDVLVFNFVTGRHTVVELNQTYFENCNVNQNIQFLDTSPSPVRFTLNRTGVFYFTCSIPGHCASGQKLIVNVSASSPALSQGPSSPTSSVSSDIHIDLVATFSILIAAVAVNFLF; via the exons ATGTCTGAGTTAAAGAATATATCAATTCTCTTTATAGTTGTTTTTGCAGCATCAATGCTACGAAGCACAGAAGCAATAGATCATATTGTTGGAAGCAGGAATGGTTGGATTATTCCTGTAGATGGCCATTCGTTTTACTCCGATTGGGCCTCCAATATCACATTCAAAGAAAACGATGTCCTAg TTTTCAACTTTGTCACCGGACGCCACACTGTTGTTGAACTGAACCAGACATACTTTGAGAATTGCAACGTGAATCAGAATATCCAATTCTTAGATACATCACCATCACCAGTAAGATTCACCCTAAATAGAACTGGAGTATTCTATTTTACATGTTCCATCCCAGGCCATTGTGCCAGTGGCCAAAAGCTTATCGTTAACGTCTCTGCCTCTTCACCAGCTCTTTCACAAGGACCATCTTCCCCTACTTCCTCTGTCAGCAGTGACATTCATATTGATCTAGTTGCTACTTTCTCTATTCTCATTGCTGCTGTTGCTgtaaactttttgttttag
- the LOC25492662 gene encoding uncharacterized protein, translated as MLIKMEEHHPENDANDAISVAYALAVDFFFSIMTSGLTEHELQQVHRGLTEIGLMLMPPPPSDPPPSNYRLNPPPPPPRSRFSTVFQTGESCRTIQHWQDQRIQLFLAVITAFSFQLLMNLGKRGTLSWMSVLVFWQTKLVAAQ; from the exons ATGTTGATAAAAATGGAGGAACATCATCCAGAGAATGATGCTAATGATGCAATTTCAGTAGCATATGCTTTGGcagttgattttttcttttcaatcatGACATCTGGTTTGACAGAACATGAATTGCAGCAAGTACATCGAGGTTTAACTGAGATAGGCCTCATGTTAATGCCACCTCCTCCTTCAGATCCACCACCGAGTAATTACAGGCTAAATCCCCCTCCACCTCCTCCTAGATCGAGGTTTAGTACTGTTTTTCAAACTGGCGAGTCATGCAGAACAATTCAACATTGGCAAGATCAGAGAATCCAGCTCTTTCTGGCGGTAATAACCGCATTTtcatttcaacttctgatgaaCTTAGGGAAGAGAGGAACGCTCTCATGGATGAG TGTTCTTGTCTTTTGGCAAACCAAACTTGTTGCGGCGCAGTGA